Sequence from the Zeugodacus cucurbitae isolate PBARC_wt_2022May chromosome 5, idZeuCucr1.2, whole genome shotgun sequence genome:
GATTCGAGAGATTTGTAATATGAATAGGTAGTTGAGTCTCTTCTGACGGTTTCGTCGGTGGAATTAGTCGAAATAACGAGTCTTAAGTTTTCTCACATATTGGTTACCATTTCTGTATATATCTCACGAATATCTCTTTCTGCTTCCACcttggaaattaaaataattaataatgtgtTCAAATAAGAACGTCACTCTTTTATAGCAGATTACAAAACGATAGAACGGCTCTAAATTATAGCTCCCATCTGACTGGCATCTGACCGCTTAAAGCCGACCAAAACGTTCCTCCCAAAAgtcttttcaataaatattggcTATTGTTATGCTCCAGTCTGATCCGACTTTGTAGTACTCATTTATATTGAAGATTCGGCTGATCGGTTGATCAGAGATACCCTAGGTTGTCCGTGCACCAAGATTCATCGTAGATGGAAACAtcaaattttcttcaaagtACTGAGACTTCTTCAAAccaaaacggttgtttgttaaTAAGGAAACCAGCGCCTTAAAGTTTTTATTGACTTGGAGACTTGGAACTTGGAGTTTATCGCCGGAGACAAAATCTTTGAAtaatatgtaatgaaaaatctTATGGAAATGGCCCTTTGAGTTTCGTTAATTGTCTTCATAGACTAATTCATCCATAAGCGAGCTTATCAAAAAAGAGTTCAGAGTCATTGCGCTTCAAAACTGGTTTATCTATATAGATGATCCTGAATATTGGTGTCGAAAACCTTCGGGTTCGTGCAGGAAATAATAAACAATGAATTGTATTACTAAGTGTTTTCAGTCATTTATTAAGTATATAACTTATTCGTTAATCGATAGTTTTAAGTACTTTTCGAAAGTATTTGTTGCTTCGGTTCTAAAGAAAAATCACTTTTATATAATCTGCAATATCTTCAAAGCGGTTAACCTGTTTTATGTCGTAAATTATGTTCATTAAAAAATCGTTCTTATAGGATGACAAAACTACTTACTTCCTGATTGCTGTCGCCCGAGCGCTCCTGAAAATACAGTggcttcaattaaaaattctttaatgcCAAAATTATTACTACTCATACTATACGCTTCGCTGGAGTCCACCATCAGGTTAAGCATATATAATCTGAACGGCAGCTGATCCTTAGTGCGTTTGTGCTTCAGTACTTCAACTAGGTCATAGGGCACCACATCCGAGAACCCAACACACTTCTTTAATCTAACCTCGTTTAGTTTGCGACATCTATCGACAATATAAATAACGTCGTCATAGCAGTAGAAAAACCTCGCTAAGTACAAATACTCCAAGTTCACAAGCTGTCCAAGGGTTTGAGAGAAATTCGTTGGTATGCAAAAACCATCCAGCCCGGCTTTCTTCGCAATAATGCTGAGGTGCGTTAGGTGTCGCAGGTGGTGCAAGTAATTGAGATTTCTACACAAAACTTTAGCTTCGAGTGTCAGCTTTGTGATGTTAGTACGCGCGATGAGCGTGCGAAAAAAGCGTGGTATTAAACGTGATTGGATATCTTCAGCACATGAGCAGTGAATTTGTTCGTCACGCATACAAATCGCACAAgaatttgtattgaaatttcGCACTTCAATATCCTTTAATGTTTGCAGCGTTTGTAATGCCGTAATGGTATGTTCTAGCTTCCAGTCGATTTTGAGTGTAACAAGCGTTTCACAACTCAACCACATGAGATTCGTGAGGTGCATAGAGACATCAATGAATGTactgtgacgcaagtcaagtgaCCGTAGTGATAAAGAGCTCAGGATGTCTGCTAAGTAGTAGTGGCTCACATTCTCACAGTAACTCAGTTGGAGCTCCTCGACGCTGCTGAGCTCGGCGATATGTTTGCCTGAAAAAGGAAGgttttaattagaatataaAGTGAGGTTAGGAAGCttgaaaatttagtaaattccGATATCTTGTATTGAATTCTACATCAAGCTGGACAACTTATCCTAGAATACCAGACTCAGTTGGATAATCGCAAAAATATAATTCGACGAAACTTTGCGGAATAGGATCTCAACGTTGTAATAACTTACCTGTTACTTTTGAGTTTCGGACAATAGAGAGATTTTTCAGATGTGTTAGATTAGCTAGGAACTCCACGCCCTCATCACACAAAATACTGCCAATCACAGAGAACTTCGTGATATTTTGGAAGACTGTGTTGTCTTTAAAACGTGGTATTCTAAACATTGCTATCTCCAAAGGGCTTTCGAGTGCAGCATCCATTAGATTTACTACTCCGACATTCGGAAAAAGTACGGCTATACCTTGCCACAGTCGAAAAGCATTTGCACCCAATACTTCCAAATCgctgatattattatattgcttaTTCATAGGAAACTCCTCTTCAGCGATAAAGCAATTTATGAGCCTTAAGCGCTTCAGTTTTGGAAAATCATCAAGTATCTTATCAAAAACGATTACACGATTATTGATTATTGAGTTCTTGGAAAAAATCTTTGCTTTCAGACGTAATCTCCAAGTAAGCATCATAGATGTCATTGTGTACGATTTTCGCTTTGCGACAAGCGATTATCTTTAGATGTCGCTCCTCTTCGATGGCTGCGTTTTCGGAATCTTCACAAACGGTGGCGAATCGCTGTGCAACCGGTTGGTGTATGAGCTTCTTGTAGATTTCGAAGAGTACATAAATGCTCAGTTGTACATTTGGCGGTGGATAGGGTACGATGAGGCTGAAATCAGAGAAAAATGTAGTTTATATGTGTTTTGCATTTCGAAAGGCATTCCTATAGTTAAGGGTGTTTTTAAGAGGACAAATTGTTTAGAACTGGAACGTAGATTTCCAAAAACTTTGTTCAAAAGTTCTAAAACAGAATGAATTGATGGTATTAGGTCTTAAATACCCATCTTTTCAACGAAAATTTTGTCTGAAAGTAGTCAAAGCCTCTTATCTTAGGAAACAGGTCCAAAATTATTTGACCTCTCAGTTGAGATAACATCCGCAACTCAGGTTCTTGACGGAAGCTTGAATACGTAACTTGGAACTCCAAATGAGTTCTACGAATTGATTCGGATCTCAAGGATCTGACAGTTATAATTCAGGGCTTTAGGATCGAGGAGATCGGACCGACCTAGATCTTATAGGGTGAATAAGATTGATCCAAAAGAGATCCTAGCTTGGGAAACAGCTTTAAAACAACCCAATATTAAGTAGTAAAATGCTTGGGACCTCGAATTTGTGGCAGGTCTCGCTTCCGAACTTtggtttgaattttatttgcgtTCCATTTTAAGCGACTGCTCGTGAATTCTAGTCTCACATAATTCAAAAATCATTTATGTACTCACTCATTTCTGTAGCTAGTCGTTGGATGTTTGCACTCGAGGAATAATATTAAGCTCAAAGCGGATTCAGCTTTCGCATATAGAGGATGCTTGGgtggattaaaaaataataaataatattagaaagTCTCCATATTTTTGTAGGAACTCGGGACTTACCTCCTGTATATCTTCCGTTATGCCGGCACAGCCACACATCTCCAGGTTGAGACGCGCCTTTAGTGGTTCATCTTTATCGCGTTCGCGCAAGAACTCAGCAGCGCTGAATATGAAATCCCTTGTCACGCCATCACAATAATCCAATGTTATTTTTGACAAGTTTgcgcaattttttattaagtttaacAAATCAACATCTTTAACATCATTGACGTGCTCCAGATAGAGCGTGTCTAAGTTTTGTAAGTCATGCAATCTGCTTAAATGTTGAACGCTTTCGTTTCTAATATGAAATGACAGTTTTCTGTCAGTCAACTTGCTCAAGTGACCGATATCATGCACGTTCAGCAGGCCATCAAAAGTGAGAGATTTGATATGTTTACAATCGGACAGCGCCATTAGCAGCGTTTTACAACTTTCAGGGGGTTTCTCGGCGCCGGTGATTTTTGAGTTCTGCTTGCTAACGTTTTCAAGCTTTAGATTGTTCAACGCCTTCAGTTTTCCTAGCAGCTTTTGCCAATCCACTTTCGGTTGCCAGTTGAGCGTGAGACTTACTAACGTCGGAAAGTCATAGTTCACGAAGTGTTCCTGGTAGTCAATAGGACAGCCTGATATATCTAGAATTTTCAGCATGCAAGTGCTGAAGCTGTACTTTATTTCATGCAAGCTCGTGCAGTCCTTAAGGTACAGCGTTGTAGGGGTCAGTAGGAATTTAATGGATGCTAAAAGTAGAAGATTTGATTTAACTTTTAGATCACTTAATTCTGTATTATTTGTATGAGCCTAAAATATTCTAAGTAAACCTGGGGGcaatatacacaatttgaaTTATCTTTTCGCCTTGTTGTGGACTCGACATAGGCAATAATATCGGTTTTTCGATTCTTTTTTGGAAATGAATTCGCAGAGTTAAATCAAGGAGCGCTGGACTTTTCTGCATCGATGTTAACCCTCAGCAATTGGTCTAACGGGTTTCAATGTGGTCGTATGTCGGTTTATGATGAGACTTCCTCAAGAACCCCGCTGTTACCACGCAGTATAACGCGACAAAAGTACACCATTTTATATTGACAGACGCCCGGTTGAAAGAGCACGAGATAACTGAGACCGTCGGCATTTCGAAAGACCACGTAGGTTCCACTATAGTCGGGTCTATGTATCTGGAGCGGATACGGATTTTTATGGAGTCAAGGGCTCTGTAgcattctttaaaattatttggaggAATGCTTTTTGACGctccagcaccaacaacaaccgcTTGGGTCATAACTTGCATTAAGTATTGGGCACGAGAAAGCCGTCGGCACGGCTAACCATGATAGCACTCTAGAGCAGTGTCTGCCACTGTTTAAACGACATTCGAAAGAGTTTCTGATTGGTTTCGTGGCCGCTACTTAAACATGGTTCCACATGACCGAGGAACTATCGAAGTAGTGGACGGCTGATCTGCTCTGAAAAATGCTAAGACTGTTCTACTTGCCGGAGAGGTCATGGCTACCGTTTTCTGAGTAATATAAGGTGTGATCTGCTTCATTTTATAACGGTCACATAACTGTCACAGGGCTCTATCATGAATTAGAGAAATCGGCCTCATGTAAATGGGAtgctaattaaacaaataatgaaaattgtgcACCTATTTCTCCTAACCACATTCATGTAACATCAAATACCGGCATTTTTACCGCCaataattaacaacaacagtatCATAACAACcaacaattaaaattgttaatatcaacaaataatgcaaataagcaaaaacaaaagcaataataagcCTCTCATAATTATCTCGGCAATAACAGCAAAGTCACCGCTAGCAATGAATCTTgtaaatgcaattaaatgcaaagcaaactgaatgaattaaatttattgctgttgctattaCACACAGCATGCGCTGTCAGCATACaagttttttttgtcttgtgcGCAGCCGAGTCATGCAGTTAGAGCTATAATTACTTCATTATACGTCACACCTCACACTCATTACAATTTCCTACCTATTTTCTCATTATATGACAAATCCAAATATGTTGCATAAGCAAAATGTTGCGTTATCACATCAATATCACTTTGTACTAGTTCACAGTTGCTTAATATGATGGTTTCCCTCTCATTTGAATCGCCGGAGTGCAAATCACTCTTCGCTAAAATcggtttattttcacttttccaacaacgctccatttttttgtttttaataactgtttaatacaaattgtatacaaaaatgcATCCGAGCATTGCAATCCGTTAAGTTCAAGTGTTCGTCGGCgactaataaatataatacttttgtAATGTAAAATACTCAAAAACCTGTTTTAGACTCTAGCATTAAGAGCTTTAAGTTTGTCTCTTACGTCGAGCGCAAGCTTAGTAAAATCTTAGCTagataatgaaaacaataattgaattataattgaataaaatttatttatttttatagcgtAGTGTTTTGCGAACCCTCTCTCCATTTATATCACCCTCTTCTGATCTCTCGTTATATGTACTAAGTGAGTGCTTTAAAACGGACAACCTGTTTAATCACAGACTCATAAATCTTATgaagaaacatttttattgGCAAAAGTAATCGTTCAAATGAGAGTGAGTATCTGTCAGGCCCGACAAAGTTGAACAACTCTATGCTGGATGAGAAATTCGATAAGATCACAGCCAGATGGAGTAGTATTGATAAAAGTTCCGATTCATTGAGATCTACAATTCGAAAATATACCAGCATATCCTTATCTTACAGTTACATACGACTAAATGTATGCACGTTAACAGCATTTCAAGCGAATTAAACATTTACCAACTCTTCAGTTAAGTCATAACTACTCTCTTCCACTTAATTCCgataattcttcttcttaaatTAACTAATCAGTATGGCAACTTTTTGTTAAGAAAATTTGGCTAATAACTTCTTGGTTTTGTAAGTATAATGTTGTCAAATCTcttctccttatttgcgaagaactcggacagccatttttcacaagcctcttttgagttcaactttacactaatcacttggcgctatgtccgggctatatggtggatgcgataaaactacCCATCCGGGCCTCcggtagcttctgacgagtcgtcaacgaagtgtgttgtcctggtggaacactacacccttcctgctggcctattctggacgcttctggtcgatcgcctgcttcaagcggtccagttgttcgcagtatatagtagaattaagcgtctggccatatgggagcagctcatagtggatgattccctttcaatcccaGAAAACACAaagccactgtttgggacaattCACCGGCCTTTGAACAGTACCGTTTTCGCCTGATACTGTCGTGTGTgctccatttttcgtcgccagggTCGAGTTTGCTCCCTTCCGGCAGCATaacgcaggcgttgattcggtccagacgGTGTCTTTGCGTCAAATaatgcttttttgtgtatccagccttctgcagatggtttaaaatggcttggtgactaactctcatCTGCTGGGCGaggtcacgagatgccacatgtcggtctaactcaatgtttttacccatggtgtcgtttttacccgctctgaatcgtcgaaaccattcctccgcagttccaTGTGATAGAGTGCCATcgcccaaaacaccattaatctcacggaacgtttctctagcggatttgcctttaacgaagaaaacctttaaaatagcgcgaatttcggcggtagtgaactccatgtttacacgtcatTAACTGCTGAACGCAATATCAAAACTAATCGTGCAAAGCGTcgtttcaaagatgtatattattgccagatacgagctctaaACATAGCCGCGAAAAAGACAAAAGACAAAAGGGCGGAAGGGCCAGCCCCCTTTCATCTCATCTCTTTTATGCAGTTTCCAAAAAGTTATTGTTGATCCATAGGAAATATTAAGGCTATATTCTCCATATCGTCGAAGAATAGAGTAAACGAAATACATCTCTAAAAAATCatgaagttttaaataaatctgGAAACTATTTAAACCATTCAATGGCAagaaacaaatatgtaaatgtctCTCTCTTTGTAGTCAAGTATCTTTCTCCCAATAATTATTCTAAATAGATTATTGTTTAATGCTTTGGATTAGTAATAAGCTAATTATTGTTTGATGAATTTGATAAGGCATTTGCTTTAaaaaagggttgccatataATTACAAAAGTAATTTTCTTCGGAACTAGAGTATTTATGTGTAATGTATAAGagttattttcaattataaacGCTCTAAAATTTTACTGAGTTGCCACATTAGattaaatacagaaaaaatCTTCTTTACAtttatcacttttatttttcaaactcaAAGTTTTAAACACTTAATGCACATATCGCCCAGCTTCTGGTAACATTTTCTGTTCCAGCCATTTATCATTTTCATCATCGTAGACTTCCACAGTGTCCTTCAGTGCACCATCGCCATAGCCACCTATCGCCCACAGTGTCTGATTCATAGACAAACCACAAATGCTACCGCGTGCCACATTCAGGCAACATATCTATAGAGAaacattttataagattttataAGCTCTCATTGAACTCAGTAATCACAAAACTCACTGTCGTCCATTTATTAGCGGACAAGCTGTAGCGTTCGACTGTTCTCATTGCGCCATTAAACCAACCACCGATCGCATAAATATGCCCATTATGTACCGCCACCTAAAAATACTCGTTAAAGATGTTAGATTTTATCAACATTTAGCACTCACTCCAGGCCAACCGCGTGCCTCATTCATTTCCGCACATTGtgtccaaatatttttcttgggaTCGTAACGTTCCACAGACCGTAAATGTGCACGATTAAAGCCACCAATCACATAAAGTTTGCCATCCAAGACTGCAGCACCTGCACCGGCGCGGTGTACAGACATGGTAGCTATAGTCTGCCAACGTCCAGCAATCGTGTCGAACCTAGAAAAAGGTGGGAACTGTAGTTGGTGCGTTGGATAAATTTGAGACGACTTAAGACCATCTAGCGGTCTTCATCCTTCCTCTATATCTCTTTTGGTCTAAGTCTCTTTCAAAACCACTTACCCTTCCACGGTGTTCAAAGCTTGGTATTTTTCATTCTGCCCTCCGCAGACATATATTTTACCATCCAAGCAAGCGACACTCATGTAAACCCGACGCTGTTCCATCGATGGCATTGGCTCCCAAGTTTTTGTACTCAAATTATAGCGATTGACATGATTGCTCGGCTTGGTATTACGTTCTAAGCCGCC
This genomic interval carries:
- the LOC128922236 gene encoding LOW QUALITY PROTEIN: uncharacterized protein LOC128922236 (The sequence of the model RefSeq protein was modified relative to this genomic sequence to represent the inferred CDS: inserted 2 bases in 1 codon), which encodes MERCWKSENKPILAKSDLHSGDSNERETIILSNCELVQSDIDVITQHFAYATYLDLSYNEKIASIKFLLTPTTLYLKDCTSLHEIKYSFSTCMLKILDISGCPIDYQEHFVNYDFPTLVSLTLNWQPKVDWQKLLGKLKALNNLKLENVSKQNSKITGAEKPPESCKTLLMALSDCKHIKSLTFDGLLNVHDIGHLSKLTDRKLSFHIRNESVQHLSRLHDLQNLDTLYLEHVNDVKDVDLLNLIKNCANLSKITLDYCDGVTRDFIFSAAEFLRERDKDEPLKARLNLEMCGCAGITEDIQEHPLYAKAESALSLILFLECKHPTTSYRNDLIVPYPPPNVQLSIYVLFEIYKKLIHQPVAQRFATVCEDSENAAIEEERHLKIIACRKAKIVHNDIYDAYLEITSESKDFFXKNSIINNRVIVFDKILDDFPKLKRLRLINCFIAEEEFPMNKQYNNISDLEVLGANAFRLWQGIAVLFPNVGVVNLMDAALESPLEIAMFRIPRFKDNTVFQNITKFSVIGSILCDEGVEFLANLTHLKNLSIVRNSKVTGKHIAELSSVEELQLSYCENVSHYYLADILSSLSLRSLDLRHSTFIDVSMHLTNLMWLSCETLVTLKIDWKLEHTITALQTLQTLKDIEVRNFNTNSCAICMRDEQIHCSCAEDIQSRLIPRFFRTLIARTNITKLTLEAKVLCRNLNYLHHLRHLTHLSIIAKKAGLDGFCIPTNFSQTLGQLVNLEYLYLARFFYCYDDVIYIVDRCRKLNEVRLKKCVGFSDVVPYDLVEVLKHKRTKDQLPFRLYMLNLMVDSSEAYSMSSNNFGIKQVNRFEDIADYIKVIFL